The sequence TTGATCATGTGTACAAGTTGAAAAAGGCTCTCTATGGCTTGAAGCAAGCACCTCGTGCTTGGTATGGCAGACTGACTGAATACCTACTCGAAATCGGTTTCAAAAGAGGTGAGGTAGATAAGACTCTGTTTATTCAAAAATCCAAAGGTGAGATCCTTATTTGTCAaatctatgttgatgatataatctttggttCTTCGTCTCAAAAGCATGCTAATGATTTTGTTGAGTGTATGTCTTCTAcctttgaaatgagcatggttggTGAGTTGAGTTACTTTCTTGGTTTGCAAATTAAACAATTGCATGATGGCATCTTTTTGTGCCAAAGTAAGTACGCCAAAAATCTGATAAAGAAATTTGCTAATGAGAACACCAAGCACATGAAGACACCTATGGgctcaaatgaaaaattatccaaagacGATGCTGCCGAAAATGCTGACAACACCCTATATCGCAGCATCATAGGAAGTCTCTTGTACTTGACTGCTAGCCGACCTGACTTAATGTTTAGTGTTTGTTTGTGTGCTAGATATCAATCTAATCCTAAGATTTCTCACTTAAAAGCCGTAAAACGTATCTTACGATACATAGCCGGAACCATTGAATTAGGATTATGGTATACACGCGAAACCAACTCTAATCTAGTAGGGTTCtcagatgctgattgggctgggGATTTAGACGATAGAAAGAGTACTTCTGGAGGATGTTTTTATCTAGGAAATAATTTGATCTCATGGCATAGTAGAAAACAGAACTGTGTGTCACTTTCAACcgctgaatctgaatatgtggcagctGGAAGTGGTTGCACTCAACTTTtgtggatgaatcaaatgatagAAGATTATGGATTAAAGAGTGAACCTTTGGTTATGTACTGTGACAACTCAAGTGCGattaacatttcaaaaaatccagtacaacactctcgaacaaagcacattgacataagacatcattttattcgagaTCTTGTAGAAAAAGGATTGATACGAATGGAGTTTGTTGATACAAATAACCAACTGGCAGACATATTCACTAAAGCATTAGACTTTGAGAGATTCTCCAACCTTAGgaaatctctcagcatgtgtGCAATGTAATCATTCTTGGATGTTGtctcagatgttacaacatctccgACAACATCTACCATGCATTTGCATTTTTAGGACCTAGACATACTGCATTACATTCATACTGTGATATGGTGTGTTGAAACTGTGTAGCATAATTTTCTGACGCACTTACAATTCTGAGTTATGTCTTAAAACTTCACACCTTTACATATGAATTTAGTCACAAAAGAAGAGTGATCATTTGACCTTAATCAATGTGACAAGTAATCCTAGAAGAATCTGAAAAATTGTGACTTAAAATCTTTTGGTCTGTGGTTAGAAGGAAAGATGGAAAAAGCTGCCTAAAGTAGCCCAATGAAGGCTGGACACTTAGTGCGGGAGCTACCCCTTCTAAATGTTAACACAGaaatagaagaaaatggaaaaagctacctagaagAGTCCATTGAAGactgttcttctagtgtgggagctgCCACTTCTATGTTCAGAAATATTGTAAGTTAGTGTGAAGCAAAACTGAAAATTGTTTCTGGAATTGTAGGTGTGGTCAGAagatgttgccaacatttgTGACAACACCTCATCTGTACACATATCTCATATTTGTTCTCATGTTTCTATTTATGTTACATTCTGTTATTAGGCATCcataagtcatgcataaacaTTAAATTGTGAATTTTGTCATGTCATAAGGATATTCgtatgagaaaaaaaaattctattcaAATCCAATTTTTACAGGAAATCGAAATCATGTGCTCTTTAATGTTAAATGGAGCTAAAATTCGATATGGGTTTTATTTCTGGACTTATTTTGAAAAGTAATTGCACATAATTGTCGAGATAATTTTTTGAAGATAGCAACGGTTAAATCCCGTAGTCTTTTTTTACCGTTGGACTGAGTCAATTACTGATATGGCATGTTACCGTTGCACTGTAGGCTTATGCTTATCCGTTTGATTTACATAGCCTAAATTATCATTATTTGCCAAATTGTTTTTCGAATTTTCTTGCTCGCAAATTCCTCTTCTATTCTTCGTTTTGGGCAAATTTTTCTCACAATCTAAACAATGGTAGGAAAGGGTTTTGATCCTCACGATATCCATAGTGAAATGGGTCACACAGAGGATGTTGCCCCTTCTCCGGCAACATNTTTGCCAAATTGTTTTTCGAATTTTCTTGCTCGCAAATTCCTCTTCTATTCTTCGTTTTGGGCAAATTTTTCTCACAATCTAAACAATGGTAGGAAAGGGTTTTGATCCTCACGATATCCATAGTGAAATGGGTCACACAGAGGATGTTGCCCCTTCTCCGGCAACATCCGATGCAACACCCACAGGTTCCAACTTACAAATCATCCCTGCTGCTCTTACGCCGGAACCCCTGGAGGTTATTGCACCTGGTGAGTCTGGGAATGCCCTGGACGTTGATAACCCACCTATCATCAGGATTTTCGATCCACCCTCTCCTCCAAAAAGACTCTCAAAAAGGCAGGCCGGCTACAACCCTGATCTTACTCCCGGGAAGAGATTTCGTTACAAGGGCCAACCTTTCACTCGCCCTTCGTTGATTGATCCTGCAGATACTTCGGGAGATGACTCTGCTGATGGTGACTACGAATTGGTTGCTCGTAAAAAACCTGCACCTCGGGTTGCTGTTACCCTTTCATCGTCTTCCTCAGACCAGGATGTTGATGCTCTTTCTGATACTCCTCCTCCCCCCACACAACCCTCGCAGAATCTTTTTGAAAAAAGTGAGGATGAAATTTCGTTGGCCCAATTTATGGCCAACTTGAAAACTCAGAAAGGTAAAGCCTCATCTACCTCTACTGCTCCCCGAATTTCTAAGAGTCCTACTGCATCAAGCCAGTCTACTGCTAAATTTGCTGAGGGAACGGTTTCTGGTGGTGCAAGCAAACCAAATACTCCTGACCCAATGGCTGTCGACTCAGATGTTGCGGCCACTGAGGACAACATTGATCTTTCTGCTTATGATCTGGCCACCAGTTACAACAACATGTTTTACTCTGAGACGGCATTCTCCAATTGGCCTCTCTATGCAACTCGAGAATTTGTTGCGGAACGCAATGTGGATTTGGAAGCTTTTTCCCGATACAATTTAATCGAGTTTCTGAGATCTCGAGGTCTGTTTTCCACAACCTCGTCTGTTCTTCCCTACTGTCATAAGGTCGTCCTCAAATTCTATGGTAATCTCTCTTCGAGTGTTGGCGATCCGCGATCGGCAAAATTTGGACAAGTTTTTGTGCGAAACAGGTTGTACAAATTCACCTCCGATGTCATTAATACACACTATGGTACACCTGCTGTTGCTGAAGGTTCTCCTCCAGATTTAGATGAAGTGATTTCTGTTCTCACTGGTGGAATGGTCAGTAAGTTTCCCCTTCATCCCCATAAGGTCTCAGCTGCTACACTCACATCACTCTATTCAGTGCTGCACAAGATTGCCATCCACAATTGGCCTCCGACCTCCAATACCACTGTTGTCACCAAGGCTCAGGCGCTGACTCTCTTTGCTATTGGGAACTCAGCCTTCAATTTTGGGTACCTGGTGTTCAACACGGTTCTGCAGTATGCCAACGGGGGATTGAAATCGTCCAGACTCCCTTTTCCATCTCTCATTTATGGAATTCTGGTGTCTCAGGGGTTCGTTAAGGACATTGGTGAACCTTCTATAACGGAAAGCGTACTTTTGAAGATTGCTCCTGCTCTTGTACACGGAAAGAGGAAGATTGATCTTCCTTGGAATGCCACTACCACCGTACCCTCTACTGCTGGTCCTTCTCTGCATTCCACCTCTGACACATCACCCCCTGCTGCTGGACCTCCTTCACATATCACCGATTCTCCACCCACATCGGGATATTTGAAGATTCCAGTTGCTGGTGCTCAGGCTCATCTTGATCATGCCCGTAAAAAGATTGCCCAGGCCAAGGCCGATTTGGCTTACTATGAGAATTTGGCTACTACCATCGAGGTCTTGTTGGCAGTAGGCGTCTTTCAtggacaaaaagggggagatgaTAATGCTGGTCCATCTGGAACTAAGGATGACAGTGATGACGAAGAGGATGacagtgatgatgatgagaatGATAAATGAGGGTTATTTTTTCTGGTTTCGATGTTTCTGCTCTAGTGTTAGTGTTTTGCGTTTTTGTTAGTTGTGACGAGACTCTTATACTTTTACTCTTTGAGTAAGTTTGTTTTGTGCAGGTGTTGCTCTGAATGTTGCCAACATTACTAACAACACTTCTGCTAACAGTATCTTATTGAGGGGGAGACAAACATTCTTGGATTTAGGGGGAGTTAATTTGAGCTAACAAGGATAAATAGAATTGATCTCATTTTGTCCAAGAAaggcaaaaagggggagattaaAGGGAAATAATATTGTCGAGTTTGTTAGAATTatagaattaaattatttccctaattatatctttccttattgatttaaattgagTATGGAAGTATTATGTGATTTTGCCTTTCTtaagataatgagataattgtacaaatatatttaagcatattgttgatttattgagatattatatttttgttaatgatttgatGAGAAAGGAAGACCAAAGACTTTGTAGGGCTGGCCGTTCTCAAACTCTTATCTTATCTTGTTTAACAGATTTCCTTATGAGATAAGGCTCTCATCTATAAAAAGGAAGACCAAAGACTTTGTAGGGCTGGCCGTTCTTTCTCAACATTACACACGCACGTTGCACGTTCTGAATCTTAGAGAAGAACACTTTCAACGTTACTGTTGCCCTGAAGACTGCCGATAGCAAGTGTTGCCTTGAGTGTTGGGAACATCTtcagacaacatccgtgacgAAGTTGGCCGAAGAGTGTTTCTGAAACTCTAGTTTTCGTTGACGTTTGTTTTGCTTTCTTATTTACATTTTAATATTGTTGGTtgttttagaaatttttattttctcaacttgttgagaaaattgatttttatcataatcactagtgataggtttttgtgtaaacgatttggttttctagtgattaatttttgccataaggcaccgcacaagtatttatacttgtgcatattcaATCTTGTCCATCGTATTTATTTAAAGCAAATTTGTATTacaaactttaattttccgctgcatgttgtccgagatgttgtaacatctggcacaacacttaattctgattAAACACAAATTCACTATTTTACNTTCAtctccttgtgtgcaggttacagctggagccatattacagagatatatcttcatcacagatatactctcCCTTActcttatttccttcattatcttgatagcagatccggtggaaCACCTGACCCGGCTCATCAATTTCACCATGATCGCATCAAATGAGTATAAAAAATGGCAATTTAGAAAatttagaggaaaaaaaataattaaagagacCAACTACTAATGACACTAGCTCTCTCTTATCGATGACTATTGcatgaataaatattaaaatggaAATTGTTTGGAAATCTGTAGGTGGTGGGTGCCACTGCCAATTCACATGTAATTTCTAAGTTTAACCACTAATTGTGGATTATTAAGTATAAAGTTTACTGtctctaaaataaaataatttgatggttAGGTGTGGACATAATAAGATGATCTTATGTGTCTCAGTTTGAATCTTAATTGATTCGATTTTGGAAGTTAAGTGTGAACAAATTACTTTTTGAGCTTAATTttattgttgtttgtttaatttatatttaagtgTGAACAAATTAGATGTAATATGTTTCATCAATCTAATATATGAGTGTCGCTTCATTAATTAGAATGGAGATGTGCACGGTAGATGGACACcgtatcaaaattaattttagtcAGAGAGTTACTTTTTGTGCaccgtatatatatatatctgggaAGGTAGACTATCTGACTTATCTGAGAAGGGTAGACTAAGgagtgagtgatatggtcggCACTCAGTAAGTTGGAGATATTCGAGCACAAACATATCAAACATACACGATCTTCGAAAAATTCATGTCATGCATAACATATTCCGTACCACATATCATAAACATAACATAAGCATATTTTGGCCAAGGCACTTAGATTTCTCTACTTTCCATGGTTTACTTATATCAGTCTCTAATTTTTACTCTTCTAACGGGATGATACCATACAACGGTTACAATCTAACCGTGTAAGAGTCATAAACTTATCGTAACTTGGGATTCTCACTCATATCCAGTTGAATCTTCACAGTGCCAAAACATAAAGTACTTTCGACACAACACGAAATGAATAACTCATGCTCGAACGAAACTTTCGAAAATTGAAACAATTCATATACAAATTattttggatatgttattcAAAACATATGAAAGCATATTTAGACTaaattttggatatgttattcAAAACATATGAAAAGCATATTTAGAACGGTAGAGATTAGATTCTAAGCAATCGAGCGAGGGAAATAAGTTTCCGAATTCGGgagaggattttcgaaaatttgagtaAAATATAAGGTGTAGATTTCGAAGGAGAacttctcttatttatagagaTTTGACTACTATTCAGATCGTGTATTATCTtctcatttaaattttgaattaaattttgaatatacGATAAATTATCATCATTTATCTCTCTCTTTggatatgatttttgaaaacctCATCCTGCTAGGAATGTAATTCGAATTTCATGCATGCATCTCCTTATCATGTATGTTTTATTTATCATATTcgtatatgaaatttttttttaaaatccatatgtatatatttacatGATTATTACATTATCTAATCATACAATCTTCTCATTATCCTAATCCAAATATACACGTATATATTTATCTCTTATTTTATATCTTTATCttgtattttatttctcaaaatttgaaattatatacccaaaattttgaatacACATATACTTAATTGTATATATGTTATATCTCCTTATTTAAATTCTTGGatattgatatatttatatctatGTGCCAAAATCGAAAATTAGATAtatttatcacttgaatttGGAACTCTATTTTGTACACAAAGATTTAATTATCTCATACCACTTTAGATATTctgaataattattaaatacaaTATTTGATGATCTAGTACAAAATTTCGAGTATATAAATAATACATCAAGTTTGAAATTGCGGGTTTTACACTTTTAACTTATATACGTGTGTAAATTATAAAATGGAAATTCTCGAAGGGTGCcaatgaaaaaagaaagaaagaaagaggaCGTcgtgaaagaaagaaagaaagaaagaaagaaagaaagaagtgGAGAGGTCAAGCAGCCCACCAAAATGTGAATGCCATGTATTTTAATCGGTCAAAAGTCTTGTTTTTAAAATCCATAGAAGAAAGTATGTAAAATCAGAGCAATTTCCCAACAAAATCTATGGACTgctattgtattttaaaatcgagtttgaaatatatatattttaacttCATAACTTCATATCTTGTAATCTTGATCTGACATTTTTGATTAtatttacaacaaaaaatatatttttggtcCTCTATATTTGTCACGTTGCAATTCTAgtcatttttgttattaaatttcaatataatattagtaatgtattttaatttttgataatttcagttatttttaatagaaaatattgatattaattaatataattaaaccACGATAGTATAATGAGATTAGAGCCGGACTGCCTATAAATAGCTAGCGCGCGGTCACACTACACATATAACGAACTTCTCCACTACCTTGTGTTAGTATCCCAACCCATTTGATCTCAATGGATAGACTACCTAAATGTGATGCCAATTATGTTCCTCTTACTCCCTTAACTTTCTTGACGAGGGCTGCCAAGGTTTATTCGAGTCGAACATCGATAATATACCGCGGCGTTGCTTTTACGTGGCTTCAAACTTACGAGAGGTGTTGCCGACTTGCTTCCACACTCCGGTCCTTTAACATTGTCAAAAATGATGTTGTAAGTGAATAATAACATGTTTGTTTCTTGTATGCTGAACAACCTGGTGTTAttacatattaattattatgCTCAACATTTGTTCTTCGTTTTTGCCGCAGGTTTCAGTTCTGGCGCCAAATATCCCAGCAATGTATGAAATGCACTTCGCCGTGCCAATGGCGGGTGCGGTTCTCAACACTATCAACACAAGGCTTGATGTCAAAAATATCGTTACGATCCTTCGGCACTCCGAAGCGAAGATTCTCTTCGTCGACTACCAGTACGTGCCTCTAGTACGCGATGCGTTACGTCTTCTGATGGACAATGTGCAAAACAATAAGATGCCATTGGTCGTGGTCATCGACGACTTAGCCACTCCAACAGGGATTCGTTTAGGTGAACTCGAGTACGAGCAGCTCGTTTCTCAGGGCAATCCAGGGCATGCGGCGCCAGAGGAAATGATCGACGAGTGGGATCCGATTGCTTTGAATTACACATCCGGCACTACAGCAGAGCCGAAAGGCGTGGTGTACAGCCACAGGGGAGCTTTTTTGAGCACGCTGAGCCTGATTTTAAAATGGGAAATGAAGACTCAGCCTGTTTATTTATGGTCCCTGCCGATGTTCCACTGCAACGGCTGGACTTTCACGTGGGGTGTGGCGGCCCGAGGCGGTACCAATGTTTGTATTCGCAACACAACAGCTCTAGAAATGTACGAAAGCATCCATCGTTACAATGTTACGCACATGTGCTGCGCGCCTATAGTGTTCAATATTCTATTAGACGCTGAGCCACACGAGAAGCGACCGATAACCCAGAAAGTCGATATTTTGACAGGTGGCGCACCTCCACCGGCGGCACTCCTGGAAAGAATCGAAGGGATCGGGTTCCACGTGACGCACGCATATGGCCTGACGGAGGCCACAGGGCCTGCGCTGGTTTGCGAGTGGCAGAAAGAGTGGGACCAATTTCCCGGTGAGGAGAAGGCGAAGCTCAAAGCGAGACAGGGAATCTGCACGCTTACCCTGGCAGATGTGGACGTAAAAGATTGTGTTACCATGGAGAGCGTTCCCCGGGACGGGCAAACAATGGGGGAAATCGTGCTGAGAGGAAGCAGCATAATGAAAGGGTATTTGAAAGACGAAATCGCTACAAAAAAAGCTTTCAAAAATGGATGGTTTTGGACTGGTGATGTGGGGGTCGTACACCCCGACGGTTATGTAGAAATCAAGGACAGGTCGAAGGATGTAATAATCTCCGGCGGGGAGAATATAAGCAGCGTGGAGGTGGAAGCGGTGCTTTACAAGAACGCAAACGTTGCTGAGGCGGCGGTGGTGGCCATGCCG comes from Primulina huaijiensis isolate GDHJ02 chromosome 2, ASM1229523v2, whole genome shotgun sequence and encodes:
- the LOC140970945 gene encoding trans-cinnamate:CoA ligase, peroxisomal-like; translation: MDRLPKCDANYVPLTPLTFLTRAAKVYSSRTSIIYRGVAFTWLQTYERCCRLASTLRSFNIVKNDVVSVLAPNIPAMYEMHFAVPMAGAVLNTINTRLDVKNIVTILRHSEAKILFVDYQYVPLVRDALRLLMDNVQNNKMPLVVVIDDLATPTGIRLGELEYEQLVSQGNPGHAAPEEMIDEWDPIALNYTSGTTAEPKGVVYSHRGAFLSTLSLILKWEMKTQPVYLWSLPMFHCNGWTFTWGVAARGGTNVCIRNTTALEMYESIHRYNVTHMCCAPIVFNILLDAEPHEKRPITQKVDILTGGAPPPAALLERIEGIGFHVTHAYGLTEATGPALVCEWQKEWDQFPGEEKAKLKARQGICTLTLADVDVKDCVTMESVPRDGQTMGEIVLRGSSIMKGYLKDEIATKKAFKNGWFWTGDVGVVHPDGYVEIKDRSKDVIISGGENISSVEVEAVLYKNANVAEAAVVAMPHPKWGESPCAFVVIRNTSSTASGVTEMDIIEHCRKNLAGYMVPKKVHFMKELPKTLTGKVKKFQLRALAKTFLVSDTGKRPSDSAKNKRESPIYHDQQTQHQQILAVSRL